One window of Cryobacterium arcticum genomic DNA carries:
- the dnaB gene encoding replicative DNA helicase, protein MSIAHLGYADQRGSDQRGSDRGSEYRSTSEPRHSERTPPHDLLAEQSALGGMMLSKDAVADVVETVRAADFYVPKHEIIFDAILSLYAQGEPTDVITVTDELTKLGEISRAGGADYLHTLTSLVPTAANAGFYATIVAERSMLRKLVDAGTRIAQMGYAGEGEVLDLVNTAQAEIYSITGSTETEDYVPLTDAVTAAIEDIEAAKLKDGQFTGVPTGFADLDELTNGFHGGQLIIVAARPALGKSTLALDFARAASIHHDMPSIFFSLEMGRSEIAMRLLAAEASVPLQSMRKGNVEARDWTTIAATRGRINDAPLYIDDSPNMTLVEIRAKCRRLKQRVGLKLVVIDYLQLMTSGKKVESRQQEVSEFSRALKLLAKELQVPVIALSQLNRGPEQRADKMPAISDLRESGSLEQDADMVILLHRESAYEKDNPRAGEADLIVAKHRNGPTRTVTVAFHGHYSRFADMVPGA, encoded by the coding sequence GTGTCGATAGCTCACCTGGGTTACGCAGACCAGCGCGGATCAGATCAGCGCGGCTCTGACCGCGGCTCCGAGTACCGGAGCACCTCCGAACCTCGCCACTCCGAGCGCACGCCGCCGCACGACCTGCTGGCCGAGCAGAGCGCCCTCGGCGGCATGATGCTGAGCAAGGATGCCGTTGCCGACGTCGTCGAAACGGTGCGAGCCGCAGACTTCTACGTGCCCAAGCACGAGATCATCTTCGACGCCATCCTCTCGCTGTACGCGCAGGGTGAGCCCACCGACGTCATCACGGTCACCGACGAACTGACCAAGCTCGGTGAGATCTCCCGGGCCGGCGGCGCCGACTACCTGCACACGCTCACCAGCCTCGTGCCCACGGCCGCCAACGCCGGGTTCTATGCCACCATCGTCGCCGAACGGTCCATGCTGCGAAAGCTCGTGGACGCGGGCACCCGGATCGCCCAGATGGGTTACGCCGGCGAGGGCGAGGTGCTCGACCTGGTCAACACGGCGCAGGCCGAGATCTACTCCATCACCGGCAGCACCGAGACCGAGGACTACGTTCCTCTCACCGACGCCGTGACGGCGGCCATCGAGGACATCGAAGCGGCCAAGCTCAAAGACGGCCAGTTCACCGGTGTGCCCACGGGATTCGCCGACCTCGACGAGCTCACCAACGGCTTCCACGGCGGCCAGCTCATCATCGTGGCCGCCCGCCCCGCCCTGGGTAAGTCCACCCTCGCGCTGGACTTCGCCCGGGCCGCGTCCATCCACCACGACATGCCCAGCATCTTCTTCTCCCTGGAAATGGGACGCAGTGAGATCGCCATGCGCCTGCTCGCCGCCGAGGCGTCCGTTCCCCTGCAGAGCATGCGCAAGGGCAACGTCGAGGCCCGCGACTGGACCACCATCGCCGCCACCCGCGGTCGCATCAACGACGCGCCCCTCTACATCGACGACAGCCCCAACATGACGCTGGTCGAGATCCGCGCCAAGTGCCGGCGGCTCAAGCAGCGCGTCGGCCTCAAGCTCGTCGTGATCGACTACCTGCAGCTGATGACCTCCGGCAAGAAGGTCGAATCCCGCCAGCAGGAAGTCAGTGAGTTCTCCCGGGCGCTCAAGCTCCTGGCCAAGGAACTGCAGGTCCCCGTGATCGCGCTGTCCCAGCTCAACCGTGGTCCCGAGCAGCGTGCCGACAAGATGCCGGCCATCTCCGACCTCCGTGAATCCGGTTCGCTGGAGCAGGACGCCGACATGGTCATCCTTTTGCACCGTGAGAGCGCCTACGAGAAGGACAACCCGCGTGCCGGCGAGGCCGACCTGATCGTGGCCAAGCACCGTAACGGCCCCACCCGCACCGTCACGGTGGCCTTCCACGGCCACTACTCCCGCTTCGCGGACATGGTGCCCGGCGCATAG
- the rplI gene encoding 50S ribosomal protein L9 has product MSKLILTHEVSGLGTPGDIVDVKNGFARNYLLPQGFAVAWTRGGEKQIEQIKAARVAREHATLEEAQALKVALESTKVKLVVKAGAGGRLFGSVKTTDVAEAVAAAGLGAVDKRKIELSPIKATGEHTATVRLRDELSATITLQVVAAK; this is encoded by the coding sequence ATGTCGAAACTGATTCTGACGCACGAGGTCTCCGGCCTCGGCACCCCCGGTGACATCGTTGATGTCAAGAACGGGTTCGCTCGCAACTACCTTCTCCCCCAGGGCTTCGCTGTTGCGTGGACCCGCGGTGGCGAAAAGCAGATCGAGCAGATCAAGGCCGCCCGCGTAGCCCGCGAGCACGCCACCCTCGAAGAGGCCCAGGCCCTCAAGGTCGCCCTTGAGAGCACCAAGGTCAAGCTGGTCGTCAAGGCCGGCGCCGGCGGACGCCTGTTCGGCTCCGTCAAGACCACCGACGTGGCCGAAGCGGTTGCCGCTGCCGGTCTCGGTGCCGTCGACAAGCGCAAGATCGAGCTCAGCCCGATCAAGGCGACCGGCGAGCACACCGCGACGGTTCGTCTGCGCGACGAGCTCAGCGCGACCATCACCCTTCAGGTGGTAGCCGCTAAGTAA
- the rpsR gene encoding 30S ribosomal protein S18, giving the protein MAGKSSGDRRKPLRGAKGGKNAAPAKSIRVGVIDYKDVPTLRKFISERGKIRARRITGVSVQEQRLIARAVKNAREMALLPYAGSGR; this is encoded by the coding sequence ATGGCTGGAAAGTCGAGCGGCGACCGCCGCAAGCCGCTCCGCGGTGCTAAGGGTGGCAAGAACGCCGCCCCCGCGAAGTCGATCCGGGTTGGTGTCATCGATTACAAAGATGTCCCCACTCTTCGGAAGTTCATCTCAGAGCGTGGAAAGATCCGCGCCCGCCGCATCACCGGCGTCTCCGTCCAGGAGCAGCGCCTGATCGCGCGTGCCGTCAAGAACGCCCGCGAAATGGCCTTGCTGCCCTACGCCGGCTCAGGCCGGTAA
- a CDS encoding single-stranded DNA-binding protein yields the protein MAGETVITVVGNLTSDPELRYTQNGLAVANFTIASTPRNFDRAANEWKDGEALFLRASVWREFAEHVAGSLTKGSRVIASGRLKQRSYETKEGEKRTSMELEIDEIGPSLRYATASLTRAQSSSAPRGGAPVAQQQGNDEPWAPSAPAANTGGGDVWNTPGNFSDETPF from the coding sequence ATGGCCGGCGAGACCGTAATCACCGTGGTGGGCAACCTCACCAGCGATCCGGAACTGCGTTACACGCAGAACGGGCTGGCGGTAGCCAACTTCACCATTGCCTCCACTCCGCGCAATTTCGATCGCGCGGCCAACGAGTGGAAAGATGGCGAGGCACTGTTCCTGCGCGCGAGCGTTTGGCGTGAATTCGCCGAACACGTGGCCGGTTCACTGACCAAGGGTTCCCGTGTCATCGCTTCCGGGCGTCTCAAGCAGCGTTCGTATGAGACCAAGGAAGGTGAAAAGCGCACGAGCATGGAGCTCGAGATCGACGAAATCGGTCCTTCGCTGCGCTACGCCACCGCCTCTCTCACGCGTGCGCAGTCCTCGTCCGCTCCTCGCGGCGGCGCGCCCGTCGCGCAGCAGCAGGGCAACGACGAGCCCTGGGCACCCAGCGCCCCCGCAGCCAACACCGGCGGCGGAGATGTCTGGAACACCCCGGGCAACTTCAGCGACGAGACCCCCTTCTAA